The Rubrobacter naiadicus genome window below encodes:
- the map gene encoding type I methionyl aminopeptidase, producing MIVRKSRAELEAMREGGVITAACIRMLREHARPGVTTKELDRLAEEFIRSRGGTPEFKGYQGFPASICTSPNDMIVHGIPGRYRLKEGDIISLDVGVRYEGFVTDSATTVAVGEISPEAQGLLDVTQECLEAATREVRPGNHLGDIGHAIQELAEGRGYGVVRDLVSHGVGREMHEDPQIPNYGKRGSGPRLLPGMTFAIEPMITLGSYEIKIDERDGWSIYTADGSLAAHYEHTIAVTDDGPWILTLEEGVDSRRKSA from the coding sequence ATGATCGTACGCAAGAGCAGAGCGGAGCTGGAAGCGATGCGTGAGGGTGGCGTCATAACCGCCGCGTGCATCAGGATGCTGCGCGAGCACGCGCGGCCCGGGGTGACGACGAAGGAGCTCGACCGCCTCGCCGAGGAGTTCATCCGCTCGCGTGGCGGCACCCCCGAGTTCAAGGGGTACCAGGGGTTTCCGGCTTCGATCTGCACCTCGCCGAACGACATGATCGTGCACGGCATCCCCGGACGCTACAGGTTGAAGGAGGGGGACATAATCTCGCTCGACGTCGGGGTCCGCTACGAGGGTTTCGTCACCGACAGCGCGACCACGGTGGCCGTCGGTGAGATCTCCCCCGAGGCACAGGGGCTGCTCGACGTCACGCAGGAGTGCCTCGAGGCGGCCACCCGGGAGGTCAGGCCCGGCAACCATCTGGGGGACATCGGGCACGCGATACAGGAGCTCGCGGAGGGGCGCGGCTACGGGGTGGTGCGGGACCTCGTCTCGCACGGCGTCGGGCGCGAGATGCACGAAGACCCGCAGATCCCCAACTACGGCAAGAGGGGGAGCGGCCCGCGGCTTCTGCCGGGGATGACCTTCGCCATAGAGCCCATGATCACCCTGGGCAGCTACGAGATAAAGATCGACGAGCGCGACGGGTGGTCCATCTACACCGCCGACGGGTCGCTCGCCGCCCACTACGAGCACACCATCGCCGTCACCGACGATGGACCCTGGATCCTCACCCTCGAAGAGGGAGTCGATAGCCGCAGGAAGAGCGCGTAG
- a CDS encoding adenylate kinase, translating to MRVILIGPQGAGKGTQARRISEKTGARVISTGDMVRAEIKAGTELGRKVKEYNDRGELVPDEIIVEMAKPHLGAPEGWVLDGFPRTEAQARALEEVLAELGVGIDRVIALEAPDGVLVDRLSGRRQSQATGRMYHVEYDPPPQDSDEDPGPFVQRDDDTEEAIRRRLELYHEQTEPLKRYYAQQGLLAEVDATRSIPEVTEQVMKAIRENG from the coding sequence ATGAGGGTGATCCTGATCGGGCCTCAAGGGGCCGGGAAGGGCACCCAGGCCAGAAGGATCTCGGAGAAGACCGGGGCGCGCGTGATCTCGACGGGGGACATGGTCCGCGCCGAGATAAAAGCGGGGACGGAGCTGGGCCGGAAGGTCAAGGAGTACAACGACCGCGGAGAGCTGGTGCCGGACGAGATCATAGTGGAGATGGCCAAACCTCATCTCGGGGCGCCGGAGGGTTGGGTGCTGGACGGATTCCCGCGCACCGAGGCGCAGGCCCGGGCTCTGGAAGAGGTGCTCGCCGAGCTCGGCGTTGGCATAGACCGGGTGATCGCGCTCGAAGCCCCCGACGGGGTGCTGGTCGATCGCCTCTCGGGGAGGCGGCAGAGTCAGGCCACGGGGAGGATGTACCACGTCGAGTACGACCCGCCGCCCCAGGACAGCGACGAGGACCCGGGGCCCTTCGTGCAGCGCGACGACGACACGGAGGAGGCCATCCGCCGCAGGCTCGAGCTCTACCACGAGCAGACCGAGCCCTTGAAGCGGTACTACGCTCAGCAGGGGCTCCTCGCGGAGGTGGACGCCACGCGGAGCATACCGGAGGTGACCGAGCAGGTGATGAAGGCGATCCGGGAGAACGGATGA